The following are encoded together in the Phaseolus vulgaris cultivar G19833 chromosome 9, P. vulgaris v2.0, whole genome shotgun sequence genome:
- the LOC137822250 gene encoding uncharacterized mitochondrial protein AtMg00810-like yields MAFGPEIGTNSIVVPETETRTKQAPKPAEPAARPESAPEQALEFAPNGGGKFGKNLVYSRRAKVIPESIHVQESNLPSLHEVTVSNPRNSNNSNEFILENSEAQSQGDHTLFIKHSISGGVTILLVYVDDIIITGDDKEEQQMLSQRLATKFEIKTLGRLKYFLGIEVVHSKKGIFISQQKYITDLLKETGKTACKPASTPIDPNIELGSAEEDNVADKEMYQRLVGRLIYLSHTRPDIAFAVSLVSQFMHQPKEAHLQAALRIVQYLKGTLGRGILFKRNKSVRLEAYTDADYAESVVDRRSTTGYCTFLGGNLVTWKSKKQSVVARSSDEAEFRAMAQGICELLWLKIILEDFIAHNPVQHDRTKHIEVDRHFIKEKLDNGLICTPYVSTQSQLADILTKGLNCGNFERIISKLGMENIYSPA; encoded by the exons ATGGCATTTGGACCTGAAATTGGGACAAATAGCATTGTTGTCCCTGAAACTGAGACAAGAACAAAACAAGCACCTAAACCAGCTGAACCAGCAGCAAGACCTGAATCAGCTCCTGAACAAGCACTTGAATTTGCACCTAATGGTGGTGGGAAATTTGGAAAAAATCTGGTATATTCAAGAAGAGCAAAGGTCATTCCAGAATCTATCCATGTCCAAGAATCCAACCTACCATCTTTACATGAGGTAACAGTTTCTAATCCTAGAAATTCCAATAATTCTAATGAGTTTATTTTGGAAAATTCAGAAGCACAG AGCCAAGGAGATCACACTTTATTTATCAAACATTCAATTTCAGGAGGAGTAACAATATTATTGgtgtatgtagatgatattataaTAACTGGAGATGACAAAGAGGAGCAGCAAATGTTAAGTCAACGTCTTGCCACGAAATTTGAGATTAAGACATTAGGGagacttaaatattttttgggaattgAAGTGGTCCATTCCAAGAAAGGAATCTTCATATctcaacaaaaatatattactgACTTGCTTAAAGAAACAGGAAAGACAGCCTGCAAACCAGCAAGTACTCCAATTGATCCAAATATAGAGTTGGGAAGTGCGGAGGAGGATAATGTCGCGGACAAGGAAATGTACCAAAGACTCGTGGGTAGGCTTATTTACTTATCTCACACTAGGCCAGACATTGCTTTTGCTGTGAGTCTAGTCAGTCAATTTATGCACCAACCAAAGGAGGCACATTTGCAAGCTGCCCTTAGAATTGTGCAGTATTTAAAAGGGACTCTAGGAAGAGGGATTTTGTTCAAACGAAACAAAAGTGTTCGTCTTGAAGCATACACGGATGCAGATTATGCAGAGTCAGTTGTGGATAGGAGATCAACTACTGGATACTGCACCTTCCTTGGTGGAAATCTAGTGACTTGGAAGAGTAAAAAACAAAGTGTAGTAGCTAGATCAAGTGATGAAGCAGAATTTCGAGCAATGGCCCAAGGAATATGTGAACTTCTATGGCTGAAGATTATATTGGAAGACTT CATAGCCCACAACCCAGTACAGCATGATAGAACTAAACATATCGAGGTGGACAGACATTTTATCAAGGAAAAGTTAGACAATGGCTTGATCTGCACCCCATATGTGTCCACTCAGAGTCAACTTGCAGACATACTCACCAAAGGGCTGAACTGCGGTAACTTTGAAAGAATTATATCCAAGCTGGGAATGGAGAACATCTAttcaccagcttga